The Tenacibaculum jejuense genome includes a window with the following:
- the ffh gene encoding signal recognition particle protein codes for MFNNLSEKLDKALHSLKGHGKINEVNVAETLKEVRRALLDADVNFKIAKQFTNSVKEKAIGQDVLTTLNPGQLMVKIVKDELTELMGGDTVGINLGGSPTVILMSGLQGSGKTTFSGKLANYLKNKKTKQVLLVGCDVYRPAAINQLQVVGEQIGVEVYAEVGNQNPVEISQNAIKHAKANGKNVVIIDTAGRLAVDEEMMTEISNIHKAVTPNETLFVVDSMTGQDAVNTAKAFNDVLNFDGVVLTKLDGDTRGGAALSIKSVVDKPIKFIGTGEKMDAIDVFHPNRMADRILGMGDVVSLVERAQEQYDEAEARKLQKKIAKNQFGFDDFLNQIQQIKKMGSMKDLVGMIPGAGKALKDVDIDDDAFKGIEAIIRSMTPEERSKPSVINASRKKRIAKGSGTSVQEVNQLMKQFDQMSKMMKMMQGGGGKRMMQMMRGMR; via the coding sequence ATGTTTAATAATTTAAGTGAAAAATTAGATAAGGCTCTACACTCGCTGAAGGGTCATGGTAAGATAAATGAAGTTAACGTTGCCGAAACTTTAAAAGAAGTTCGAAGAGCACTTTTAGATGCCGATGTTAACTTTAAAATTGCAAAACAATTCACAAACTCGGTTAAGGAAAAAGCCATAGGACAAGACGTATTAACAACGTTAAATCCGGGTCAGTTAATGGTAAAAATCGTAAAAGATGAATTAACTGAACTAATGGGTGGCGATACTGTAGGTATTAACCTTGGTGGAAGTCCGACTGTAATTTTAATGTCTGGTTTACAAGGATCGGGTAAAACAACTTTCTCTGGTAAACTAGCCAATTACTTAAAAAACAAGAAAACTAAACAAGTATTATTAGTAGGTTGTGATGTGTATCGTCCTGCCGCTATTAATCAGTTACAAGTTGTTGGAGAACAAATCGGTGTTGAAGTTTATGCTGAAGTAGGAAACCAAAATCCTGTTGAAATTTCTCAAAATGCAATTAAGCATGCAAAAGCAAACGGAAAAAATGTGGTGATTATTGATACCGCTGGTCGTTTAGCTGTTGATGAAGAAATGATGACAGAGATTTCTAATATTCACAAAGCAGTTACTCCAAATGAAACATTATTCGTTGTAGATTCTATGACGGGGCAAGATGCAGTAAACACTGCAAAAGCCTTTAACGATGTTTTAAATTTCGACGGAGTTGTTTTAACGAAATTAGATGGTGATACAAGAGGTGGTGCTGCATTATCTATTAAATCTGTAGTTGATAAACCAATTAAGTTTATTGGTACTGGTGAGAAAATGGATGCAATTGATGTATTCCACCCGAATCGTATGGCAGATCGTATCCTTGGAATGGGAGACGTTGTGTCGTTAGTTGAGCGTGCTCAAGAACAATACGATGAAGCTGAAGCTAGAAAATTACAGAAGAAAATTGCTAAAAACCAATTTGGTTTTGACGATTTCTTAAATCAGATTCAGCAAATTAAAAAAATGGGTAGCATGAAAGACTTAGTTGGAATGATACCTGGTGCTGGAAAAGCATTAAAAGATGTAGATATTGATGATGACGCATTCAAAGGAATAGAAGCTATAATACGTTCTATGACTCCAGAAGAAAGAAGTAAACCTTCTGTTATAAACGCAAGTAGAAAAAAGAGAATCGCAAAAGGTTCTGGAACCTCAGTACAAGAAGTAAACCAGCTCATGAAACAATTTGATCAGATGAGTAAAATGATGAAAATGATGCAAGGCGGCGGAGGCAAAAGAATGATGCAAATGATGCGAGGAATGAGATAA
- the folD gene encoding bifunctional methylenetetrahydrofolate dehydrogenase/methenyltetrahydrofolate cyclohydrolase FolD, giving the protein MILLDGKKTSADIKEEIALEVGALKRNEKKAPHLAAIIVGNDGASLTYVNAKVKACERVGFESTLIQLPEETTEAELLNEIEILNVDNDIDGFIVQLPLPKHIDEQKVLLAVDPAKDVDGFHPENVGRMALNLPTFISATPFGILELLDRYEVETSGKNVVVIGRSHIVGSPMSILLSQKRKVGNATVTLTHSRTQNLEAITKEADIIVAAIGIPEFLKGNMVKDGVVVIDVGITRVADASKKSGFRLVGDVAFDEVAEKSSFITPVPGGVGPMTIAMLLKNTLIANKRRNS; this is encoded by the coding sequence ATGATTTTATTAGACGGAAAAAAGACTTCTGCAGACATTAAAGAAGAAATTGCTTTAGAAGTTGGAGCGTTAAAGAGAAATGAGAAAAAAGCACCACATTTAGCTGCAATTATTGTTGGTAATGACGGAGCAAGTTTAACCTATGTAAATGCTAAAGTAAAAGCATGTGAGCGTGTAGGTTTCGAATCGACTTTAATTCAATTGCCAGAAGAAACTACTGAAGCTGAATTGTTAAATGAAATTGAAATTTTAAATGTCGATAATGATATTGATGGATTTATTGTACAGTTACCTCTACCGAAACATATCGACGAACAAAAAGTATTATTAGCTGTAGATCCTGCTAAAGATGTAGACGGTTTTCATCCTGAAAATGTTGGTAGAATGGCTTTAAATTTACCAACTTTTATTTCTGCAACTCCATTTGGAATTTTAGAATTATTAGACCGTTATGAAGTTGAAACTTCAGGAAAAAATGTAGTCGTTATTGGACGTAGTCATATCGTTGGAAGTCCGATGAGTATTTTACTTTCTCAAAAGAGAAAAGTAGGAAATGCTACAGTTACTTTAACACACAGTAGAACTCAAAATTTAGAAGCAATTACAAAAGAAGCAGATATTATTGTTGCTGCTATTGGTATTCCTGAATTTTTAAAAGGTAATATGGTAAAAGATGGTGTTGTTGTAATTGACGTTGGAATTACTAGAGTTGCTGATGCTTCTAAAAAGAGCGGATTTAGATTAGTTGGAGACGTTGCTTTTGATGAAGTAGCAGAGAAATCTTCTTTCATCACTCCAGTTCCTGGAGGTGTTGGACCGATGACTATAGCAATGTTATTAAAGAATACACTTATTGCGAATAAACGTAGAAATAGTTAA
- a CDS encoding SusD/RagB family nutrient-binding outer membrane lipoprotein has product MKKLIYICIALLVFSACTEDFENINTNPNNPVTASEELLLPTVIFDLTNIIVNESYNFGDIIGQYGARYEFNDLDIYRWQPDDRFWSPMYAILENIKDIKEIAQSRGNSNYQAIALILESYIYSVITDAYGDVPMSEANKTQEGIIAPVYDKQEDIYTRIFDKLESANTMINLAESVTGDILYRGSMIQWKKFANSLRLRLLMRTSDVRNVASDLATIINNPTTYPIFDSNNDNAIYNYSGSLPDVSQVALPGGGRDYDYYLLIPSSHFINLLNTNNDPRLDLWVSPKEGTNDRTLGVLPGQALSDIGRPAEFSRRSTDFYESATLIQGIFMTYSEVNFLLAEASERGLITTGSASMYYNTAITASFEQWGVRMPTDFLTTTVPYDASTDRLYEQKWLALYHSGIEPWFDWKRTGKPSFIQAGAGNLNSNNVPVRLKYPSLEQSVNKANYDAASNAMGGDEINSSSWWW; this is encoded by the coding sequence ATGAAAAAATTAATATATATATGCATAGCATTACTAGTATTTAGTGCTTGTACAGAAGATTTTGAAAATATTAATACTAATCCTAATAACCCAGTAACGGCAAGTGAAGAGTTATTGTTACCTACAGTAATTTTTGATTTAACTAATATTATAGTAAATGAGTCGTATAACTTTGGAGATATAATAGGACAGTATGGAGCTAGATATGAATTTAATGATTTAGACATTTACAGGTGGCAACCAGATGATCGATTTTGGTCTCCAATGTATGCTATTTTAGAAAACATTAAAGACATCAAAGAAATTGCTCAATCTAGAGGAAATAGCAATTATCAAGCGATTGCATTAATTTTAGAGTCATATATCTATAGTGTAATAACAGATGCCTATGGAGATGTTCCTATGTCTGAAGCAAATAAAACTCAAGAGGGAATTATAGCTCCAGTGTATGATAAACAAGAAGATATTTACACACGTATTTTCGATAAGTTAGAATCAGCTAATACTATGATAAATCTTGCAGAAAGTGTTACAGGAGATATTTTGTATAGAGGTAGTATGATACAATGGAAAAAGTTTGCAAATTCATTACGTTTACGTTTGCTAATGCGTACTAGTGATGTTAGAAATGTAGCTAGTGATTTAGCAACAATAATTAATAATCCAACAACGTATCCAATTTTTGATTCTAATAATGATAATGCGATTTATAATTACAGTGGTTCTTTACCAGATGTTTCTCAAGTTGCTTTACCTGGAGGAGGAAGAGATTATGATTATTATTTATTAATTCCTTCTAGTCATTTTATTAATTTACTAAATACAAATAACGATCCTAGATTAGATTTATGGGTAAGTCCAAAAGAAGGAACTAACGATAGAACATTAGGTGTACTTCCTGGTCAAGCATTAAGTGATATCGGTAGACCAGCTGAATTTAGTAGAAGATCTACGGATTTTTACGAAAGTGCAACTTTAATCCAAGGAATTTTTATGACGTATAGTGAAGTAAACTTTCTTTTAGCTGAAGCTAGTGAAAGAGGATTAATTACTACAGGTTCTGCTAGTATGTATTATAATACAGCAATTACTGCTTCTTTTGAGCAATGGGGCGTAAGAATGCCAACAGATTTTTTGACAACAACTGTTCCTTACGATGCAAGTACTGATAGATTATATGAGCAAAAATGGTTAGCATTATATCATTCAGGAATTGAACCTTGGTTTGATTGGAAAAGAACGGGTAAACCAAGTTTTATTCAAGCAGGAGCAGGGAATTTGAATAGTAATAATGTACCTGTACGATTAAAGTATCCAAGCTTAGAACAATCTGTGAATAAAGCAAACTATGATGCTGCATCAAATGCTATGGGAGGAGATGAAATTAATTCTTCTTCTTGGTGGTGGTAA
- a CDS encoding SusC/RagA family TonB-linked outer membrane protein, which produces MKGRLTIVLVFLVALLYAQETVKGTVLDANTGEVLPGVGIMIKNTTKGTSTDFDGKFSLKVNKGQILQFSFIGFKTQELVYNGQGFLKVLLEEDNAQLEEVIVTSLGIKKEKRALGYAATELKANELTKVKTPNVLNALAGKVAGLQVTGANNGVASSARVVIRGENSLNINSNQPLFILDGVPVNNRIFGVGGNTTDQADLPTDYGNGLSELNADDFASVTILKGAAASALYGSRAANGVVVITTKKGSQYDEGIGLEISSSSMFSSALRLPELQTQFGGGWAGAYASNFGTNFGPALNGAVIPHELSLGEVVNRPFINRYDLNDFFKQGVNLDNTVTLSGGNEKGDFLFSYGNTYNEGIVPNTNLRGNSFRINAGYKLSEKLTANVRANYVTRGSDNLTVAGYGNQGIMYALLWNYINVDLNELKDYWRVENQEQRRLFTWGDNPWFIANENINAFDKNRFVGNVSLTYDFNDNLSLLGRVGIDQSNDFRWSRRSIGAVRNPNGMYREQEIDFSEINADFLLTYKRNFGENFTTTTSVGANRFDQQIQEGFLQGNGLSIPGLYNAQNINVTPVIRSNLFKKRINSVYAFTNLGYKDYLFLDLSVRNDWSSTLPSDNNSYFYPAASVSFIPSSAFELPEVIDFLKLRFNVAEVGKDTDPYSLFTAYEFGTLGGTLTNPSQLLNANLKPERTISTEFGLEGVFLSNRVKLDATYYTSTSRDQILNVGISGANGFNSIVANAGEIKNSGVELGLGITPVRTDNMNWTINANFTKNRSEVVSLLPNLDTFIIGQGPDGVTVEARPGGQMGDIYGDSFIRNDNGDIIYENGLPLTGNRRKVGNYNPDWMLGLGTSFTYKGFNLSAQFDIREGGEIYSYTNAIGRESGILANTLSWRDGIVGEGVVRDDSGGFVPNTQEVTAEAWAYAIPRSNAEANIFDASFVKLRQLSLGYTFSQPVVEKLKLQGLSISLVGSNLFLWTGVPNIDPEAQGLNGGTLLPGFEVTQLPSTRSYGFKVNMKL; this is translated from the coding sequence ATGAAGGGACGTTTAACAATTGTATTAGTATTTCTTGTTGCATTACTATATGCACAAGAAACTGTAAAAGGTACCGTACTGGATGCCAACACAGGAGAAGTTTTACCTGGAGTAGGAATTATGATAAAAAATACTACGAAAGGAACATCAACAGATTTTGATGGAAAATTTTCATTAAAGGTTAATAAAGGACAAATATTACAGTTTTCTTTTATTGGTTTTAAAACACAGGAATTAGTGTATAATGGACAAGGTTTTCTAAAAGTTTTATTAGAAGAAGATAATGCTCAATTAGAAGAAGTAATAGTTACTTCTTTAGGAATAAAAAAAGAAAAAAGAGCTTTAGGTTATGCTGCAACAGAACTTAAAGCAAATGAATTAACAAAAGTAAAAACTCCAAATGTCTTAAATGCTTTAGCTGGTAAAGTAGCAGGTTTACAAGTTACAGGTGCTAATAATGGAGTAGCAAGTTCTGCACGAGTAGTAATTCGTGGAGAAAATTCATTAAATATTAATAGTAATCAACCATTATTCATTTTAGATGGAGTACCTGTAAATAATAGAATTTTTGGTGTTGGGGGAAACACTACAGATCAAGCAGATTTACCGACAGATTATGGTAATGGTTTATCAGAATTAAATGCAGATGATTTTGCATCAGTAACAATTTTGAAAGGAGCTGCAGCTTCAGCCTTATATGGTTCACGTGCAGCAAATGGAGTAGTAGTTATAACTACCAAAAAAGGAAGTCAATATGATGAAGGAATTGGCTTAGAAATTTCATCTTCTTCAATGTTCAGTAGTGCATTACGATTACCAGAATTGCAAACGCAATTTGGTGGAGGTTGGGCAGGAGCTTATGCTTCTAACTTCGGAACTAATTTTGGACCAGCTTTAAATGGTGCTGTTATTCCCCATGAATTATCTTTAGGAGAAGTGGTAAATAGGCCTTTTATAAATCGATACGATTTAAATGATTTCTTTAAACAAGGTGTAAATCTTGATAATACAGTCACTTTAAGTGGAGGAAATGAAAAAGGAGATTTTCTTTTTAGTTATGGAAATACTTATAATGAAGGTATTGTACCTAATACGAATTTAAGAGGGAATAGTTTTAGAATTAATGCAGGTTATAAACTAAGTGAAAAATTAACCGCAAATGTTAGGGCTAACTATGTTACTCGTGGATCGGATAATTTGACAGTAGCAGGGTATGGTAACCAAGGAATTATGTATGCATTACTATGGAACTATATTAATGTAGATTTAAATGAATTGAAAGATTATTGGAGAGTTGAGAATCAGGAGCAAAGAAGACTATTTACTTGGGGGGATAATCCATGGTTTATTGCGAATGAAAATATTAATGCGTTCGATAAAAATAGATTTGTAGGAAATGTAAGTTTAACTTACGATTTTAATGATAATTTAAGTTTATTAGGAAGAGTAGGTATAGATCAATCTAATGATTTTAGATGGTCGAGAAGATCTATTGGTGCTGTTAGAAACCCTAATGGAATGTATAGAGAGCAAGAGATCGACTTTTCTGAAATAAATGCTGACTTTTTATTGACTTATAAGAGAAACTTTGGTGAAAATTTCACAACAACAACTTCTGTTGGAGCAAATAGATTCGATCAACAAATACAGGAAGGTTTTTTACAAGGAAATGGTCTTTCAATTCCTGGCTTATACAATGCACAAAATATTAATGTTACACCAGTAATTAGAAGCAATTTGTTTAAGAAGCGAATAAACAGTGTATATGCGTTTACCAATTTAGGTTACAAAGATTATTTATTTTTAGATCTTTCAGTAAGAAACGATTGGTCTTCAACATTACCATCAGATAATAACTCGTATTTCTATCCTGCAGCTTCTGTATCTTTTATTCCTTCAAGCGCTTTTGAATTGCCAGAAGTAATTGATTTTCTAAAATTAAGATTTAATGTTGCTGAAGTAGGAAAAGATACAGATCCTTATAGTTTATTTACGGCTTATGAATTTGGAACCTTAGGAGGAACATTAACCAATCCATCTCAATTATTAAATGCGAATTTGAAACCAGAAAGAACAATTTCTACAGAGTTTGGATTGGAAGGAGTATTCTTATCAAATAGAGTTAAACTAGACGCTACATACTATACATCTACTTCTAGAGATCAAATTTTAAATGTTGGAATTTCTGGAGCAAACGGGTTCAATTCTATTGTAGCAAATGCAGGAGAGATTAAAAACTCTGGTGTAGAATTAGGATTAGGAATTACTCCAGTTAGAACTGATAATATGAATTGGACAATTAATGCAAATTTTACTAAAAATAGGAGTGAAGTTGTATCGTTGCTTCCAAATTTAGATACATTTATTATCGGTCAAGGTCCTGATGGTGTTACTGTTGAAGCTAGACCAGGCGGACAAATGGGAGATATTTACGGAGATAGTTTTATCAGAAATGATAATGGAGATATTATTTATGAAAATGGTTTACCATTAACAGGAAATAGAAGAAAAGTAGGGAATTATAATCCTGATTGGATGTTAGGTTTAGGTACAAGTTTTACCTACAAAGGATTTAATCTTTCTGCACAATTTGATATTAGAGAAGGAGGAGAGATCTATTCATACACAAATGCAATTGGTAGAGAAAGTGGAATTTTAGCAAATACATTGTCTTGGAGAGATGGAATTGTAGGTGAAGGAGTAGTAAGAGATGATAGTGGAGGTTTTGTTCCAAATACACAAGAAGTTACTGCAGAAGCTTGGGCATATGCTATTCCTAGAAGTAATGCTGAAGCAAATATTTTCGATGCTTCGTTTGTTAAATTAAGGCAATTAAGTTTAGGATATACATTCTCGCAACCAGTAGTTGAAAAATTAAAACTACAAGGGCTATCAATTAGTTTGGTGGGATCTAATCTTTTTCTATGGACAGGTGTGCCTAACATTGATCCAGAAGCACAAGGATTGAATGGAGGCACATTATTACCTGGTTTTGAAGTAACGCAATTACCATCAACAAGAAGTTACGGTTTTAAAGTAAATATGAAATTATAA
- a CDS encoding TetR family transcriptional regulator, which yields MGRKNLSDQRKKEIVIAFYEVSKSIGLENVSIANLANHMGISKGLVMHYYETKEQILEDLNTYILEAYIDFINNSTPNKIDSKASLENFIRKMFTREWSEYVDDGVFYSLYAMLFRNKNVSESFKTFSNILREVLKSKLNSAKSHGVITNSNIDELNEIIFAMIDGSYFYLSTQVTNHEICTKQSNIYINHILSLFRFS from the coding sequence ATGGGTAGAAAAAACTTATCAGATCAACGAAAAAAAGAGATTGTAATAGCGTTTTATGAAGTATCTAAAAGTATTGGTTTAGAAAATGTATCTATAGCAAATCTTGCTAATCATATGGGAATTAGTAAAGGTTTAGTAATGCATTACTACGAAACTAAAGAACAAATTCTAGAAGATTTAAATACTTATATTTTAGAAGCTTACATAGATTTTATTAATAACAGTACACCCAATAAAATAGACTCTAAAGCATCATTAGAAAATTTTATACGTAAGATGTTTACTCGTGAATGGAGTGAATATGTAGATGATGGTGTTTTTTATAGTTTATATGCTATGTTATTTAGAAACAAAAATGTTAGTGAAAGTTTTAAAACATTTAGTAATATCTTACGTGAGGTTTTAAAATCAAAATTAAATAGTGCAAAATCGCATGGCGTAATAACCAATTCAAATATTGATGAATTAAATGAAATTATTTTTGCTATGATTGATGGAAGTTACTTTTATTTAAGTACCCAGGTTACAAATCATGAGATTTGTACAAAGCAATCTAATATTTATATTAATCACATTTTAAGCCTATTTCGTTTTTCGTAA
- a CDS encoding CBU_0592 family membrane protein yields MDYFTIMGWLGVLIFIVSYILLGLEVLSAKKSLYHWLNFIGALCLVVNAIGIKDHPTITVNSIWGLIALLTVIKIYTRKELRKTK; encoded by the coding sequence ATGGACTATTTTACAATTATGGGCTGGCTAGGTGTTCTAATTTTTATTGTTTCGTATATATTATTAGGACTTGAAGTTTTAAGTGCTAAGAAATCATTATACCATTGGTTAAATTTTATTGGAGCTTTGTGTTTGGTGGTAAATGCTATAGGAATTAAAGATCATCCTACTATTACAGTAAATAGTATTTGGGGATTAATAGCCTTATTAACAGTGATTAAAATTTACACACGAAAAGAATTACGAAAAACGAAATAG
- a CDS encoding nicotinate phosphoribosyltransferase: MNPLLYTDGYKVDHRRQYPDNTTLVYSNWTPRKSRIEGVNEVVFFGLQYFIKKYIIEDFSKNFFQQPKEEISKRYARRINNYLGENQVGIAHIEALHDLGFLPMVIKALPEGVSVPIRVPMFTMYNTLPEFFWLTNYFETLLSTTIWMPCNSATIAKQYRKILDKYALETSSIPEFVDWQGHDFSMRGMAGLEAAVLSASGHLLSFTGTDTIPSVDFLEEYYNANSDTELIGGSVAATEHSVMCMGTNSGEEETFKRLITEVYPKGIVSIVSDTWDLWKVLTEYLPNLKEEVLARDGKVVIRPDSGDPVDIICGNPNATSEVEQKGVVELLWDIFGGVTNEKGYKELDAHIGAIYGDSITLARATQICERLKQKGFASTNVVLGIGSFTYQYNTRDTFGFAMKATYGEVDGEGREIFKDPITDDGTKKSAKGLIKIEKENDTYKLVDQVSWEEEQKGELREVYRDGKLLIDDSLSAIRNRLKANL; encoded by the coding sequence ATGAATCCTTTATTATATACAGACGGATACAAAGTAGATCATAGAAGACAATATCCTGATAACACTACTTTAGTATATTCTAACTGGACACCAAGAAAAAGTAGAATTGAAGGTGTAAATGAAGTTGTATTCTTTGGTTTACAATACTTCATTAAAAAATATATTATTGAAGATTTTTCGAAGAATTTCTTTCAGCAACCAAAAGAAGAAATTTCAAAAAGATATGCGAGAAGAATCAATAATTATTTAGGAGAAAATCAAGTGGGTATAGCACATATTGAAGCATTACACGATTTAGGATTTTTACCAATGGTAATTAAAGCTTTACCAGAAGGAGTTTCAGTACCGATTCGTGTACCAATGTTTACCATGTATAACACATTACCTGAGTTTTTCTGGTTAACAAATTATTTCGAAACCTTATTGTCTACAACAATCTGGATGCCATGTAATTCAGCAACAATAGCGAAGCAATACAGAAAGATTTTAGATAAATATGCTTTAGAAACATCTTCAATTCCTGAATTTGTAGACTGGCAAGGTCACGATTTTTCTATGCGTGGTATGGCAGGATTAGAAGCAGCTGTTTTATCTGCATCTGGTCACTTATTAAGTTTTACAGGAACCGATACGATTCCATCAGTAGATTTCTTGGAAGAATACTATAATGCAAATTCTGATACAGAATTAATTGGAGGGTCTGTTGCAGCAACTGAACACTCTGTAATGTGTATGGGAACGAATAGTGGAGAAGAAGAAACTTTTAAACGATTAATTACAGAAGTGTATCCTAAAGGAATTGTTTCTATTGTTTCTGATACTTGGGATTTATGGAAAGTGTTAACAGAATATCTTCCGAATTTAAAAGAAGAGGTTCTAGCTAGAGATGGAAAAGTAGTGATTCGTCCAGATAGTGGAGATCCAGTTGATATTATTTGTGGAAATCCAAACGCTACTTCAGAAGTTGAACAAAAAGGAGTAGTAGAATTACTTTGGGATATTTTTGGTGGAGTTACAAATGAAAAAGGATATAAAGAATTAGATGCGCACATCGGAGCTATTTATGGAGATAGTATCACTTTAGCTAGAGCAACTCAAATTTGTGAACGATTAAAACAAAAAGGATTTGCATCTACTAATGTTGTTTTAGGAATCGGTTCTTTTACATATCAATATAATACAAGAGATACTTTCGGGTTTGCTATGAAAGCAACGTATGGAGAAGTTGACGGAGAAGGAAGAGAGATTTTTAAAGATCCAATCACTGATGATGGAACTAAAAAATCAGCGAAAGGATTAATTAAAATTGAAAAAGAAAATGATACGTACAAGTTAGTTGATCAAGTTTCTTGGGAAGAAGAACAAAAAGGCGAACTCAGAGAAGTATATAGAGACGGAAAATTGTTAATTGATGATAGTCTATCAGCAATTAGAAATAGATTGAAAGCTAATTTATAG
- a CDS encoding adenylosuccinate synthetase: MKKAKIVIGLGFGDEGKGITTDFLCTKNPEAIVVRFSGGQQAAHTVKIGDRKHVHSSFCSGALRGLPSYFSEHCTIHPTFLHTELQELKKKKGNVTLSVHPLAKVTTPFDVWSNRKNSKNLAHGSCGKGIGATMKRNEGPYKLYAIDLVGPKSMLLEKLNSIANYYGLFDIPELANEVAYFLDCVSDLDIKIKDYSFLNTYETIIFEGSQGVLLDMNHGTFPNVTYANTTAKNAIEICEKLNIENIETYYITRSYATRHGNGWMLNEEELELINTEEETCVYNEFQKHLRTAKLNIPLLLQAKNIDQIYNKSKKSTLVMTCLDQYQPELNWELLKEHFDEFYGSYGAESTAIKKINI; the protein is encoded by the coding sequence ATGAAAAAAGCAAAAATAGTTATAGGATTAGGTTTTGGTGACGAAGGAAAAGGTATTACAACAGATTTTTTGTGTACTAAAAATCCTGAAGCTATAGTAGTTCGTTTTTCGGGCGGACAACAAGCAGCGCACACGGTTAAAATTGGAGACAGAAAACACGTACACTCTAGCTTTTGTAGTGGAGCATTACGCGGATTACCTTCTTATTTTAGTGAACACTGTACTATTCATCCTACTTTTTTGCATACAGAATTACAAGAATTAAAAAAGAAGAAAGGCAACGTTACTTTGTCAGTTCATCCATTGGCAAAAGTAACGACTCCTTTTGATGTTTGGTCGAATAGGAAAAACAGTAAAAATTTAGCTCACGGAAGTTGCGGTAAAGGAATAGGAGCAACGATGAAGAGAAATGAAGGTCCGTATAAATTGTATGCAATCGATTTGGTCGGTCCTAAATCTATGCTTTTAGAAAAACTAAACAGTATTGCAAACTATTACGGATTATTTGATATTCCAGAATTAGCAAATGAAGTAGCATATTTTTTAGATTGTGTTTCCGATTTAGATATAAAAATTAAAGACTATTCTTTTTTAAATACATATGAAACCATTATTTTCGAAGGTAGTCAAGGAGTATTATTAGATATGAATCATGGTACGTTTCCTAATGTCACTTATGCAAATACAACAGCAAAAAATGCTATTGAGATTTGTGAAAAGTTAAACATTGAAAATATAGAAACCTATTATATCACAAGATCTTATGCGACAAGACATGGAAATGGTTGGATGCTAAATGAAGAAGAATTAGAATTAATAAATACAGAAGAAGAAACCTGTGTTTATAACGAATTTCAGAAACATTTACGAACAGCTAAACTAAACATACCGTTATTATTACAAGCGAAAAATATCGATCAGATTTATAATAAATCAAAGAAATCAACTTTAGTAATGACGTGTTTAGATCAATATCAACCAGAATTAAATTGGGAGTTATTAAAAGAACATTTTGATGAATTTTATGGCTCTTACGGTGCAGAATCAACAGCAATTAAAAAAATAAATATATGA